A DNA window from Anaerocolumna sp. AGMB13020 contains the following coding sequences:
- a CDS encoding cytochrome b5 domain-containing protein: MEANGLKEKLGEFQKEITYYSQMQIYSSNPYDKKYYEDLIQSRTERLTVELTEILSIREEENEHPVISAAQEQGTESENTSTEQPPPEGQAADKVFTVSELAGYDGSQGRPAYVAVNGIVYDVTDRPPWAGGMHFAGLRAGKDLTAQFTSCHRGMESVLTQLPVVGTLASETSE, from the coding sequence ATGGAGGCAAACGGACTGAAAGAGAAACTGGGAGAATTCCAGAAAGAAATTACATATTATAGCCAGATGCAGATATATTCATCCAACCCATATGACAAAAAGTATTATGAAGATCTCATACAGAGCCGTACAGAACGTCTGACAGTAGAATTGACAGAGATATTAAGCATCAGGGAAGAGGAAAACGAACATCCAGTTATTTCAGCAGCACAGGAGCAGGGAACCGAAAGTGAAAATACCAGTACGGAACAGCCACCACCAGAGGGGCAGGCTGCGGACAAGGTGTTTACCGTAAGTGAGCTTGCCGGTTATGACGGCAGCCAGGGAAGGCCGGCTTATGTAGCAGTTAACGGTATCGTTTATGATGTGACAGACAGACCTCCCTGGGCAGGCGGAATGCATTTTGCAGGCTTAAGAGCAGGAAAAGACTTAACGGCACAATTCACAAGCTGTCATAGAGGAATGGAAAGTGTATTGACCCAGCTTCCTGTTGTTGGCACTTTAGCTTCTGAAACCAGTGAGTAG
- the trxA gene encoding thioredoxin, whose product MSVLKITRDNFDKEVLESEKTVLLDFWASWCGPCKMVSPIIDQVAEEKKDSIKVGKINIDEEEELAARFRIMSIPTLVVIKDGKVVDSTVGVKPKNAILSLLSK is encoded by the coding sequence ATGAGCGTATTAAAAATAACAAGAGACAATTTTGATAAAGAGGTTTTAGAATCTGAAAAAACCGTTCTGCTGGATTTTTGGGCATCATGGTGCGGCCCCTGTAAAATGGTATCACCGATTATTGATCAGGTAGCAGAAGAAAAGAAAGATTCAATAAAGGTTGGTAAGATAAATATCGACGAAGAGGAAGAACTTGCAGCCAGATTCAGAATTATGAGCATCCCCACACTGGTTGTAATAAAGGATGGAAAGGTTGTAGACAGTACTGTTGGAGTTAAACCTAAGAATGCTATTCTTTCCTTATTGTCTAAATAA
- a CDS encoding S8 family peptidase produces the protein MTESERYKITSNDYADILAEGYEKINRITKDENNTVNRINDNYAVYHVPVSELTVDSVLKFGYQYLPKCYGLMDFSSAEASGVLRLRTNPALELRGQGVLVGFIDTGIDYTNPLFRYADNTSRIAAIWDQGIDSGRYPKDFYYGTEYTQWDINTALLLDNPYRIVPSRDENGHGTMLAGIAAGGDDIAEEFTGIAPDAEIVVVKLKEAKQNIKDFFRIPPNTICYQENDIMMGIQYLINIAEQLDRPIAICIGVGTSQGAHEGEGVISHFINEAGKIAGKSIAVAGGNEGNTNHHYYGQINPSTDFDVVGLNIGEGEEGFTMELWGFAPNIVAVELYSPEAALVARISGIFLQRNTQTINHGETTIYIDNQFSEERTGNQLMMFRFVNPIPGLWRLVVSGSGDLLLRYHIWLPISNFLTANTYFINGNRDTTLSIPANALNSISVSTYNHQNQSLYYFSGRGFTKSGGLKPDVAAPGVSILTPAVGDGFYNVTGSSAATAHATGAIALMLEWGIVKGNITNLNNILLRRLLINGARRFPTITYPDQGWGFGTLDIYRAIQKFYNED, from the coding sequence ATGACTGAGTCGGAAAGATATAAAATAACCAGTAACGATTATGCAGATATATTAGCGGAAGGATATGAAAAAATAAATAGAATAACCAAGGACGAAAATAATACAGTAAACAGAATAAATGACAATTATGCTGTATATCATGTCCCAGTATCTGAATTAACGGTAGACAGTGTCTTGAAATTCGGATACCAGTATTTACCGAAATGCTATGGATTAATGGATTTTTCAAGCGCTGAGGCATCAGGAGTACTGAGATTGAGAACTAACCCGGCTTTGGAACTAAGAGGGCAGGGAGTGCTGGTAGGTTTTATTGATACCGGAATTGACTATACAAATCCTTTGTTCCGTTATGCAGATAATACCAGCAGAATAGCAGCTATCTGGGATCAGGGAATAGACAGTGGCAGATATCCGAAAGATTTTTATTATGGTACAGAGTATACCCAATGGGATATTAATACTGCTTTATTGCTCGATAATCCTTACCGGATTGTTCCAAGCAGAGACGAGAATGGACACGGAACCATGCTGGCAGGTATTGCCGCAGGGGGAGACGATATAGCAGAAGAGTTTACTGGGATAGCACCGGATGCAGAAATCGTTGTTGTGAAGTTAAAGGAGGCAAAACAGAATATAAAGGATTTTTTTCGTATACCCCCTAACACCATATGCTACCAGGAAAATGATATCATGATGGGGATACAATATCTCATTAACATAGCAGAACAATTGGATCGGCCAATAGCTATCTGCATCGGTGTCGGTACTTCACAAGGGGCACATGAAGGGGAAGGCGTTATCAGTCATTTTATCAACGAAGCAGGTAAGATAGCAGGAAAATCCATTGCAGTTGCTGGAGGAAATGAAGGAAATACCAATCATCATTATTATGGGCAAATTAATCCAAGTACAGATTTTGATGTTGTAGGATTAAATATAGGAGAAGGGGAAGAAGGATTTACAATGGAACTTTGGGGGTTTGCACCCAATATAGTGGCAGTCGAATTGTATTCCCCGGAGGCGGCCCTTGTTGCCAGGATCTCCGGTATATTTCTGCAAAGAAATACGCAGACCATCAATCATGGGGAGACCACTATCTATATAGACAATCAGTTCAGTGAAGAGAGAACTGGGAATCAGCTTATGATGTTTCGATTTGTAAACCCAATACCGGGATTATGGAGATTAGTTGTTTCCGGTAGCGGAGATTTACTGCTGCGATATCATATATGGCTTCCTATCAGTAATTTTCTTACAGCAAATACCTATTTCATTAATGGAAACCGGGATACTACCTTATCGATTCCGGCAAATGCATTAAACAGTATATCGGTATCTACTTACAATCATCAGAACCAAAGCCTTTATTATTTCAGCGGAAGAGGTTTCACCAAAAGCGGCGGACTGAAACCGGATGTAGCAGCGCCAGGGGTATCTATACTGACACCAGCCGTGGGTGACGGATTTTATAATGTAACGGGAAGCAGTGCGGCAACAGCTCATGCAACTGGTGCGATTGCATTAATGCTGGAGTGGGGGATAGTAAAAGGCAATATTACCAACTTAAATAATATATTACTTAGAAGACTCCTAATAAACGGAGCCAGGCGATTTCCGACTATCACCTATCCGGATCAGGGGTGGGGATTCGGAACTCTGGATATCTACCGCGCAATACAGAAGTTCTATAATGAAGACTGA
- a CDS encoding methyl-accepting chemotaxis protein: MKNTAKKVFDLKKMHRINLIITIALVTLIVGQILIYRGIGENIKFLFIGIGIIGVACINYILRMNDYIKGFIFAFLPALVMFALFFLDKYALNKHYILLITIMMAAIYFKKELLLTFWVFINIGMFISFYFKPQTVMGDDLRLPTFLIVMTSLNAILLLLFLMTKWGRILIDASAKKEEDALTLLKELESTCTSLEEGVATLDHNITGFTVNTGTINESSDRIVDTVKQMAQSIQEEALSVGNMKSTMDRSLHEIDNAVSVSREVVSKTEGMNRKVKDSHDTISQAADYAIKVNEVMGTTTETVSDLRNNLEVVNSLLEGIKQIAGQTNMLALNAAIESARAGEQGKGFAVVADEIRKLAEESAKIAGNISEVTKSLSEKAKEADEKSLEGGEAAGRIQTLLKGVNESFQEFMEDYSLSNKTLGDNMEMIVVAADNFLVVQREIDKVAERAEDNTASAEEILATLENENSLINQMNSSVIDLNNLSADMKLLINSRNK, from the coding sequence ATGAAGAATACAGCTAAGAAGGTTTTTGATCTGAAGAAAATGCATCGGATTAACCTGATTATTACAATTGCGCTTGTTACGCTGATTGTTGGTCAGATACTGATTTATCGTGGTATAGGAGAAAACATTAAATTTCTTTTCATAGGTATTGGAATTATTGGAGTTGCTTGTATTAATTATATCCTGCGTATGAATGATTACATAAAAGGTTTTATATTCGCTTTTCTCCCTGCGCTGGTAATGTTCGCTTTGTTCTTTCTGGACAAATATGCATTAAATAAACATTATATTTTACTGATAACAATAATGATGGCGGCTATTTATTTTAAGAAGGAGCTGCTGTTAACTTTTTGGGTGTTTATCAATATTGGAATGTTTATATCCTTTTATTTTAAACCGCAAACGGTGATGGGAGATGATTTAAGACTCCCTACTTTTCTTATTGTAATGACTTCGCTGAATGCAATACTTTTACTGCTCTTTCTTATGACAAAATGGGGAAGAATCCTTATTGATGCTTCTGCAAAAAAGGAAGAGGACGCACTTACGCTGTTAAAGGAACTTGAAAGTACCTGTACTTCTCTGGAAGAGGGAGTGGCAACCCTCGATCATAATATCACCGGCTTTACGGTGAATACCGGAACGATCAATGAATCCAGTGACCGTATTGTAGATACCGTAAAACAAATGGCACAATCCATACAGGAAGAGGCTTTAAGCGTCGGTAATATGAAATCAACGATGGATCGTTCCCTTCATGAAATTGACAATGCTGTATCCGTATCCCGGGAGGTGGTATCAAAGACAGAAGGAATGAACCGCAAGGTAAAGGACAGCCATGATACTATCAGCCAGGCAGCAGATTATGCAATAAAAGTGAACGAAGTTATGGGCACTACCACAGAAACCGTATCGGACTTAAGAAATAATCTTGAAGTTGTAAATTCTTTGTTGGAGGGAATCAAACAAATTGCGGGACAGACCAATATGCTGGCTTTAAATGCAGCAATTGAATCAGCAAGAGCAGGAGAGCAAGGGAAGGGATTTGCTGTTGTCGCGGATGAAATAAGAAAACTTGCGGAAGAAAGCGCAAAGATTGCCGGAAATATTTCGGAAGTAACCAAATCCCTGTCTGAAAAAGCAAAAGAGGCAGATGAGAAATCCTTAGAAGGCGGAGAAGCAGCCGGAAGGATACAAACACTTCTAAAAGGTGTGAATGAAAGCTTTCAGGAATTCATGGAAGATTATAGCCTTTCCAATAAAACCCTGGGTGACAATATGGAGATGATCGTCGTAGCCGCAGACAATTTCCTGGTGGTTCAGAGGGAGATCGATAAGGTAGCGGAAAGGGCAGAGGATAATACAGCTTCAGCAGAAGAAATACTGGCAACCCTTGAGAATGAGAACAGCCTGATAAATCAGATGAATTCATCCGTTATTGATCTTAATAATTTGAGTGCTGATATGAAATTGCTTATAAATTCAAGAAATAAATAG
- a CDS encoding carbohydrate ABC transporter permease, which yields MLYKKKLPMFLFLLPGLVLMVLFLYLPFGENIIDSLYELQFLVKIPGQELHFIGMANYQKLLADEHFRTALFNTIKLMAFTVIFQLGIALLLAIFVSSLKRGHNFFRTVYFFPIVISSTAIGLLFKLFYNFNGGMLNQLLEMLGHEPVNWLSPELAFTMISIPVIWSYVGFYFVIFLTGINEVPQELYDASKVDGCLGWQQVYYIILPLMKNVIGTCLVLAVTGALKVFDLPWAIAPKGAPQGKTHFLGTFLYEQTFTIGNVDYGSAIAFVIVLIGVLAAQTINRIFTRLSKEEDSL from the coding sequence ATGTTATATAAAAAGAAGTTGCCCATGTTCCTGTTTTTGCTGCCGGGGCTGGTCTTAATGGTCTTGTTTCTCTACCTTCCCTTTGGTGAGAATATTATCGACAGCTTATATGAACTGCAATTTCTGGTAAAGATACCAGGGCAGGAGCTTCATTTTATTGGTATGGCGAACTATCAGAAGCTGTTAGCGGATGAGCATTTTAGAACAGCACTTTTTAATACTATTAAATTAATGGCATTTACGGTAATATTTCAGTTAGGTATAGCATTGCTCCTTGCTATTTTTGTGAGTTCTCTGAAAAGGGGTCACAATTTTTTTCGAACGGTCTATTTTTTTCCTATAGTTATATCTTCCACAGCCATCGGTTTGCTATTCAAGCTTTTTTATAACTTTAACGGAGGCATGCTAAACCAGTTACTTGAGATGCTGGGTCATGAACCTGTTAACTGGCTGTCCCCGGAGCTTGCTTTTACCATGATATCAATTCCGGTAATCTGGAGTTATGTGGGGTTTTATTTTGTGATATTTCTGACGGGAATAAATGAAGTACCACAAGAACTGTATGATGCTTCCAAAGTAGATGGCTGTCTGGGCTGGCAGCAGGTATATTATATCATTCTGCCGTTAATGAAGAATGTAATCGGTACCTGCCTTGTACTAGCTGTAACCGGTGCGCTAAAGGTCTTTGATTTGCCTTGGGCAATAGCACCCAAAGGAGCTCCTCAGGGAAAGACCCACTTTCTGGGAACTTTTCTTTATGAGCAGACATTTACCATAGGGAATGTGGATTATGGGTCAGCTATTGCTTTTGTAATCGTATTGATCGGAGTGTTGGCAGCGCAGACAATAAACAGAATTTTTACCAGGCTGTCAAAGGAGGAGGACAGCCTTTAA
- a CDS encoding carbohydrate ABC transporter permease: protein MAVNNRRKRLSPGGMVIRTILSLWAVTTIFPFLWVVNNSFKPSEEVINTSFALPKELTLSNYTNAFKKQNLLKAYKNSLIISGTVMIVCMLFGAMVAFGMTRYCFRGKAVIHSLLFAGLMFPVYATIIPVFRNMAGLGLLNHPISVILPQAAGNLSFAAVVLMGFLKGLPLTFEESAYLEGAGAVRIFTAIILPLLRPSIATVAVFSFLWSYNDLLTQLIMIRKHSSLPVSALLLDISSKYGTDFGLMASCVTLIIIPVLIIYFILQKYIIKGLTAGAVKG, encoded by the coding sequence ATGGCAGTAAACAACAGACGGAAAAGACTTTCCCCTGGTGGTATGGTAATTCGGACAATCCTGAGCTTATGGGCAGTAACAACGATCTTTCCCTTTCTCTGGGTTGTCAATAATTCCTTTAAACCTTCGGAGGAAGTAATAAATACTTCCTTTGCTTTACCAAAGGAGTTGACACTTTCCAATTATACCAATGCTTTTAAGAAACAGAATCTTTTGAAGGCTTACAAAAACAGTCTGATAATTTCCGGCACAGTCATGATAGTCTGTATGCTGTTTGGTGCTATGGTGGCATTCGGAATGACCAGATACTGTTTTCGGGGAAAGGCTGTAATACATAGTCTGCTATTTGCAGGCCTTATGTTTCCGGTATACGCTACTATCATACCGGTGTTTCGTAATATGGCAGGGTTGGGACTGTTAAATCATCCAATCAGCGTGATACTTCCTCAGGCGGCAGGAAACCTTAGTTTTGCTGCTGTGGTATTGATGGGGTTTCTTAAAGGGTTGCCATTAACTTTTGAGGAGTCTGCTTATCTGGAGGGAGCTGGTGCGGTGAGAATCTTTACTGCAATTATCCTGCCTCTGTTACGACCTTCCATAGCTACAGTTGCAGTCTTTAGCTTTTTATGGTCTTACAATGATCTGCTGACACAATTAATCATGATAAGAAAACATTCCAGCCTGCCGGTCAGTGCACTTTTACTTGATATCAGCTCGAAATACGGAACTGATTTCGGGCTGATGGCTTCCTGTGTCACTCTGATTATCATACCGGTTCTGATAATCTATTTCATTTTACAGAAATACATTATCAAAGGATTGACAGCAGGAGCGGTTAAGGGATAA
- a CDS encoding response regulator transcription factor — MFKVMIIDDEPIIVEGIKRIVPWEKYRCRIIATANDGIEGSRLIRELKPDILFSDISMPGLDGLSMVAGLKSEFPGIKISILTGYRDFDYAQKAINLGVSRYLLKPSSLTEIEEAIAVMTEGLTDADQGEDKVCAEGNTADSEESKAAGSFIVFHAIQFMEENYNRKITLSEVAEKTYISQWHLSKLLNKHMGLNFSEILNNIRIKEAKKLLKNSSLRIGDIAWEVGFMDIAHFSKVFKKLTGLSANEYRNSILLKELTEDEKRQ; from the coding sequence ATGTTCAAGGTAATGATTATCGATGATGAGCCTATTATTGTAGAGGGAATCAAGAGAATAGTTCCCTGGGAAAAATACAGGTGTCGTATTATAGCAACAGCCAATGACGGTATTGAAGGCAGCAGATTGATAAGAGAACTGAAACCGGATATTTTATTTTCTGATATCTCCATGCCTGGACTTGACGGGCTCAGCATGGTTGCAGGGCTGAAATCGGAATTTCCGGGTATTAAGATTAGTATACTGACGGGGTATCGGGATTTTGATTATGCCCAGAAGGCTATTAACCTTGGAGTCAGCAGGTATCTTCTAAAACCCTCCAGCCTGACGGAGATAGAAGAAGCAATTGCAGTAATGACGGAGGGGCTTACAGACGCTGACCAAGGTGAGGATAAGGTATGTGCAGAAGGAAATACAGCAGACAGCGAGGAAAGTAAAGCGGCAGGAAGCTTTATCGTATTTCATGCTATACAGTTTATGGAAGAGAATTATAACCGGAAAATTACCTTGTCTGAGGTGGCAGAAAAGACTTATATCAGCCAATGGCATTTAAGTAAGCTGTTGAATAAACATATGGGGCTCAATTTTTCAGAGATTCTGAATAATATCAGAATAAAGGAAGCCAAGAAACTTCTTAAGAATTCCTCTCTTCGTATAGGAGACATTGCCTGGGAAGTAGGATTCATGGATATTGCTCATTTTTCAAAGGTCTTTAAGAAGCTGACAGGATTGTCAGCCAATGAATACCGTAACAGTATTCTTTTAAAGGAACTGACAGAGGATGAGAAAAGACAATAG
- a CDS encoding histidine phosphatase family protein: protein MNTEIWLVRHGETEWNKLGKFQGSTDIELSEEGRNQAKALKALISVDFDAAYASPLVRAVETAEILCRDTGLTVIPCEGIREINFGIFEGLTLEEIEHKYPKEMSKWRSDETEGAFVGGDLSILNASNRAAATIRDIADRHPGKRVLIVAHGGIIKAGLIGLFEWKMTMYHHFYVDNTAITKILFRDGAYPVLKSFNETGHLV from the coding sequence ATGAATACGGAAATCTGGCTGGTAAGACACGGAGAGACTGAGTGGAACAAATTAGGGAAATTCCAGGGGAGTACCGATATTGAATTAAGTGAGGAAGGAAGAAATCAGGCGAAGGCGTTAAAGGCTCTTATTTCGGTTGATTTTGATGCAGCCTATGCAAGTCCTCTTGTAAGAGCAGTAGAAACTGCTGAAATATTGTGCAGGGATACCGGTTTAACTGTAATACCCTGTGAAGGAATAAGAGAAATTAATTTTGGAATCTTTGAAGGGCTTACCCTGGAAGAGATTGAACATAAATATCCCAAAGAAATGTCCAAATGGAGAAGTGATGAGACCGAAGGCGCTTTTGTAGGCGGCGACCTATCCATCCTAAATGCAAGTAACAGGGCTGCTGCCACCATAAGAGATATTGCAGACAGACATCCCGGAAAAAGAGTCCTTATTGTTGCTCATGGAGGTATTATAAAAGCTGGCCTTATAGGTCTTTTTGAATGGAAAATGACCATGTACCATCACTTTTATGTGGATAACACTGCTATAACAAAAATCCTGTTCAGAGACGGCGCATACCCTGTTCTTAAGAGTTTTAATGAAACCGGTCATCTAGTATAA
- a CDS encoding sensor histidine kinase: MILPINKKGTPISLKRALLLVTVICFTVPVIVFMVFIFSYYRNNIIRKTETLMAESLKNYTSFHSQKLNEAIESSKKISYDLVLEKAWRKLEADEISEAGFYKEVIGNLKSKYINDNRFLMSVFYLSEATDRLYYTTREQSSYIQIYNREVKHFAEDITRADNSDAHVKIINGRIYIIRNLYTTRNYTKFGTLVVELNKDKLFEGININKDYDLGFFIDNAGEMIVYNSGFKETGEKELLKTLRGKFAARNNRKMLQVEDKIYQGVLYQQKFDDYYYGAVLIANKDVLFSEIRALNNLVLFNVLIIVPVFIYMFYFISHNITKPMERMVKAAKKIEGGEFGWQVKGETMPNQEFTYLSDGFNKMSSEVKYLFDYAYKEQLARKEAKILALQSQINPHFLNNTLEMMNWQARLAGDEAVSKMIEALAVLLNQSMGRENRKLTTLAEELKGADAYIYITAMRFGDRIRFEKQIDESLQNVQLPQLILQPLLENAVVHGVYTVKGGIIRLVVYREEERVVLKITNTGELSKAEETRIKNLLEGANTALPEGRGRHTSLGIRNVNERIQLIFGESYGLSIYSEGEMVVSEVTIPCKWEREEEKKLQAEA, translated from the coding sequence ATGATACTGCCCATTAATAAGAAAGGTACGCCCATATCCTTAAAGAGAGCACTTTTATTGGTGACAGTCATATGTTTTACTGTCCCGGTCATAGTATTTATGGTATTTATATTCTCCTATTACAGAAATAATATAATTCGGAAAACAGAAACTCTTATGGCGGAGAGTTTAAAGAATTACACCTCTTTCCACAGTCAGAAGTTAAATGAAGCAATTGAGAGTTCCAAGAAGATATCATATGATCTTGTACTGGAAAAAGCCTGGAGAAAGCTGGAGGCTGACGAAATATCAGAAGCAGGATTTTACAAAGAGGTTATAGGAAATCTGAAAAGCAAATACATAAATGATAATCGTTTTTTAATGTCGGTTTTCTATCTTAGTGAGGCTACTGACAGACTCTATTATACGACCAGAGAGCAGAGCAGTTATATACAGATATACAACCGGGAAGTGAAGCATTTTGCGGAGGATATTACAAGAGCTGACAATTCGGATGCCCATGTAAAAATCATCAACGGCAGAATCTATATCATACGAAACCTCTACACGACCAGGAATTATACGAAGTTTGGAACACTGGTGGTAGAGCTGAATAAAGATAAGCTCTTTGAAGGCATTAATATCAATAAGGACTATGACCTGGGGTTTTTTATTGACAATGCCGGCGAGATGATTGTTTATAACAGCGGGTTTAAAGAAACAGGAGAAAAGGAACTCTTAAAGACGCTGAGGGGAAAGTTTGCGGCCAGGAACAACCGAAAGATGCTTCAGGTTGAGGATAAGATATACCAGGGGGTGTTGTATCAGCAGAAATTTGATGATTATTATTATGGTGCGGTGCTAATAGCGAATAAGGATGTGCTTTTTAGCGAAATACGAGCCTTAAATAATCTGGTACTCTTTAATGTTCTTATAATAGTACCGGTATTTATCTATATGTTTTATTTTATCTCCCACAATATTACAAAACCCATGGAACGTATGGTTAAGGCGGCTAAGAAAATCGAAGGAGGAGAATTTGGCTGGCAGGTTAAAGGAGAAACCATGCCAAATCAGGAGTTTACTTACCTTTCTGACGGCTTTAACAAGATGTCCTCTGAGGTTAAATACCTCTTTGACTATGCCTATAAAGAACAGCTTGCGAGAAAGGAGGCAAAGATACTTGCCCTGCAATCCCAGATTAATCCTCATTTTTTGAACAATACCCTGGAAATGATGAATTGGCAGGCCAGGCTGGCAGGGGATGAAGCGGTATCCAAAATGATAGAGGCCCTGGCGGTGCTGCTGAATCAAAGTATGGGAAGAGAAAACCGGAAACTGACCACGCTGGCGGAGGAATTAAAAGGAGCAGATGCTTATATTTATATCACAGCCATGCGGTTTGGTGACCGAATACGTTTTGAAAAGCAGATTGATGAATCTTTGCAGAATGTGCAGCTGCCGCAGCTTATACTGCAGCCGCTTCTTGAAAATGCTGTGGTACATGGGGTATATACGGTGAAAGGAGGAATCATACGACTTGTGGTTTACCGAGAGGAGGAAAGGGTTGTTTTAAAGATAACCAACACCGGGGAGCTGAGTAAAGCAGAAGAAACCAGAATAAAGAATCTGCTGGAGGGTGCAAATACAGCCTTGCCGGAAGGCAGAGGAAGGCATACCTCCCTGGGAATAAGGAATGTGAACGAACGTATTCAGCTTATATTCGGGGAGTCTTACGGACTATCAATTTATTCAGAAGGGGAAATGGTAGTATCAGAGGTTACTATTCCATGTAAGTGGGAGAGGGAAGAGGAGAAAAAATTACAGGCAGAAGCTTGA
- a CDS encoding ABC transporter substrate-binding protein, with protein sequence MANQFAICNGVSMKIAMKWLSLLLTVVLVLSLAACSSRNKYNGIDAFGEEDDNIEAEGEKNPVTLTTISMYGGTDPNAANYQAVISQFMEDYPYITVEDDSQAADQDWKTRIAADFAVGNEPDVIQYFTDANASDVLAAEKFVTIDEIKAEYPDYARDTLDSALEAAANPDGVRRAVPTTGYWEGLFCNKDLFDNYGLALPTTWENMVKAIEVFQAKDIIPIAVSLNNVPHYWVEYLMLSAAGPEEYTKVPKTAPADWCKGLAMFKTLRDMGAFPVDTDTIDNDLAGELFKTKKAAMQLDGSWYASGITDQINTVVVELPVIPGGKSKPGAMVGGISSGFYITKKAWEDLDTRDAAVQFVMANTNKEAVSMYWGGNGQAAAAVSPSSNMTPLGLSGLQYSDRATSSSPPTDSRISQEAYNTLIAGIVDISTGTKAPEELLNEVLAINAK encoded by the coding sequence ATGGCAAATCAATTTGCCATATGCAATGGTGTGAGTATGAAGATAGCGATGAAATGGCTGTCCTTGCTATTAACTGTAGTTCTGGTTCTTTCATTGGCAGCCTGTAGTAGTAGAAATAAATATAATGGTATTGATGCTTTCGGAGAGGAAGATGACAATATAGAAGCTGAGGGGGAGAAGAATCCGGTAACCCTTACAACCATTTCCATGTATGGCGGAACAGATCCTAATGCTGCCAATTATCAGGCTGTCATCAGTCAGTTTATGGAGGATTATCCTTATATTACGGTAGAAGACGATTCTCAGGCTGCTGATCAGGACTGGAAGACCAGAATCGCAGCAGATTTTGCAGTAGGTAATGAACCGGATGTGATTCAGTATTTTACAGATGCTAACGCAAGTGATGTCCTGGCAGCAGAGAAATTTGTTACAATTGATGAAATCAAAGCAGAATATCCAGACTATGCAAGAGATACCCTGGATTCCGCTTTAGAAGCAGCGGCCAATCCGGATGGTGTGAGGCGTGCAGTTCCTACTACCGGTTATTGGGAAGGATTGTTCTGTAACAAAGACCTTTTTGACAATTATGGACTTGCTCTGCCCACTACCTGGGAAAACATGGTGAAGGCGATTGAAGTCTTTCAGGCGAAGGATATCATTCCCATTGCTGTTTCTCTGAACAATGTCCCCCATTATTGGGTGGAGTATCTGATGCTGTCCGCAGCAGGACCTGAGGAATATACGAAGGTGCCAAAGACTGCACCTGCAGACTGGTGCAAGGGACTTGCCATGTTTAAGACCTTAAGAGATATGGGAGCCTTTCCGGTGGATACAGACACAATAGACAATGATCTGGCCGGTGAATTATTCAAGACAAAAAAAGCAGCCATGCAGCTAGATGGCTCCTGGTATGCCAGCGGTATAACAGATCAGATAAATACAGTGGTAGTAGAATTACCGGTAATACCGGGAGGTAAATCCAAACCAGGCGCAATGGTAGGTGGAATCTCTTCCGGGTTTTATATCACCAAGAAAGCCTGGGAGGACCTGGATACAAGGGATGCCGCAGTACAATTTGTTATGGCAAATACCAACAAAGAAGCTGTGTCCATGTATTGGGGAGGAAATGGTCAGGCGGCCGCCGCCGTAAGCCCCAGCAGCAACATGACACCTCTTGGCTTATCAGGGCTTCAATACAGCGACCGGGCAACCAGCAGCTCACCGCCCACCGATTCGAGAATATCTCAGGAAGCGTATAATACCCTAATTGCCGGTATTGTTGATATCTCAACCGGAACAAAAGCGCCGGAGGAATTACTGAATGAAGTACTGGCTATTAATGCAAAGTAA